One stretch of Deltaproteobacteria bacterium DNA includes these proteins:
- a CDS encoding LLM class F420-dependent oxidoreductase, whose protein sequence is MRFGVHVNSGASVTDALVLKDLGQLAEDLGFESILIGDHVVTARKINTQFPLPVENPPWHVYQEQDWPDCFVTLSFLAAYTKQVRLGMSVLILPYRHPAVVAKQIATLDRLSDGRVIFGVGIGWMKEEFGFLGVPFAERAAMSDEHVAVMKALWSGSQVNHTGRYVTINQEVNFGPMPVQKPHPPIWVGGNSLPALRRVARWGDGWQPVYIPLPVIQQKMDQLRGLMDEQKRDFNQLEISSLAASYVTPKEVEAYQKAGIHTLYMFTTTDKPQELFAQMRQFARTLRGMA, encoded by the coding sequence ATGCGATTTGGCGTTCATGTAAATAGTGGAGCATCGGTCACCGATGCTCTCGTCCTCAAAGATCTCGGGCAACTCGCCGAGGACTTAGGCTTTGAGTCAATCCTCATCGGCGATCACGTAGTGACCGCACGCAAGATCAACACGCAGTTCCCGCTCCCAGTGGAAAACCCACCGTGGCACGTGTATCAAGAGCAGGATTGGCCCGACTGTTTTGTCACGCTCTCATTCCTTGCCGCCTACACCAAACAGGTACGTTTAGGTATGAGTGTGTTGATTCTGCCTTATCGTCATCCGGCAGTAGTCGCCAAACAAATCGCAACGCTCGATCGACTCTCTGACGGACGTGTAATTTTTGGTGTCGGTATTGGTTGGATGAAAGAAGAGTTTGGTTTCCTTGGTGTACCATTCGCTGAACGAGCAGCGATGAGTGACGAACATGTCGCCGTCATGAAAGCATTGTGGAGCGGCTCTCAAGTCAACCACACTGGTCGTTACGTCACCATCAATCAGGAAGTGAATTTCGGCCCCATGCCCGTGCAGAAGCCACATCCGCCCATTTGGGTCGGTGGCAATTCACTGCCTGCCTTGCGGCGAGTCGCACGTTGGGGCGATGGTTGGCAACCAGTGTATATCCCACTACCAGTGATCCAGCAGAAAATGGACCAATTACGCGGGTTGATGGACGAGCAAAAGCGCGATTTCAACCAATTGGAGATTTCCAGCTTGGCTGCATCGTATGTTACGCCTAAGGAAGTCGAGGCGTACCAAAAGGCTGGTATTCACACGTTGTATATGTTCACGACCACTGACAAGCCGCAGGAGCTTTTTGCACAGATGCGGCAGTTTGCGAGGACGTTGCGGGG